Proteins encoded together in one Marmota flaviventris isolate mMarFla1 chromosome Y, mMarFla1.hap1, whole genome shotgun sequence window:
- the LOC139703530 gene encoding uncharacterized protein CXorf51A-like has protein sequence MAKATKKSQKPNADMAQSTSSMKERKNMKTSYHHSRCGRGSKILKSTNKGKKTLQNNSSKRDSEKPSTSLKKSKKTKGTILFGHYHRLNEKLNREPEMENTPETSSISSDDLDSK, from the exons ATGGCTAAGGCaaccaagaaatcacagaagcctAATGCAGATATGGCCCAGTCAACATCatcgatgaaagaaagaaagaatatgaagactTCCTATCATCACTCCAGATGCGGAAGAGGCAGCAAG ATACTAAAGTCCACCAATAAGGgtaaaaaaacacttcaaaataattcaagcaaaagagactcagaaaagccttccacatctctgaaaaaatctaagaaaactaaaggaaCAATACTCTTTGGTCATTATCATCggctaaatgaaaaactgaatagagagccagaaatggaaaatacccCAGAAACCTCCAGCATTTCAAGTGATGATCTGGACAGCAAGTAA